CGAGTTTGATCATTCACTCGGTCAAGTCAGACCAGTTTGATCCGGGTTGCAATGCCGATCTAATATTATACTCAGACAGGTTACATGTTCAGTTTCCGGTCCGAACAGAGTTTCAGGTATTGTTTGTctaactgtttttttttttttttacttctctACTTAAATGAGAAGCTCGGACAAAAACAGTTTATGAAAAGTTctttataaaattaataattttttttctccatcGGAAAACTataaataacttatttttatttaagagaaaataataaaaatctttttataaaaaaacaacttaatttTCTATGGAGGCTTTTGTGGTGTACTTAATTTAATTGTCTTTAGACCTTTACCTCCACCACCTTCACCCTGGTCACTATCATTACTATCATTGTCGTCCTCTACCGCCACCATCATCCTCACCACCCACACCACCACCGTGATTGTCACTATTGTCCCCTtgccctccaccaccaccaccttatGGTTCCACCTCCACAACCATTGTAACCACTAGGTGACACtcacctccaccaccattaccagctccatcaccaccattgtcgccgccACATTACCACCACTACTTTCACTGCTATACTTCGTTGTTATCCTCCATCATCACCAACATCTCCACTGCCACCGCCTTTACCACCCTACACAGTACCACCAGCGCTGCCTTCACccttcaccaccacctccaccatcacTACTTGATAAGTGTTCAATTTACCTAAATTTTCATATTAGAAAGACActtatttattataaatatgaaaaatattcaTCAAAATACCCTCTTTTGATTTGAATTTGTGAGTATGtagtttataattaaaatatgtttaatttgTATTATTAATTTCAAGTTTTGTTGTAGGGAAGAAGTTTACCattttcaattattttagaTGATTACTGTTACAGTTATTAGAGAAATAAGTAGTAATAGAAAATAAGAATTTTCAGAGGAGATTTTATAACCCAAATAATGTGTGAGCATACGAAAATGATCGGTCACGTTTTGACACACAGTTTTGCGGTAATTTTTAATTGTTGCTAATATTTGCAATAGTTTCCGCCGCTAAAATATATGTAGATCGAATGTCTACTTAAACGTATATGGCTACACTTATTTTAATCAATAGCATCAAAATTCAACATTGCCAAGGTATTTTTTGTGACTACACAAATTCCATACTGTGATTAGCTATTGAGCTCTATTCATTCACAAATTACAAGTACACCACACTTCTTCTTCTATCATATTTCCATCAATTTTTTCGTACAAGTATTGATGTGTAGATAATGTATTTACACATCaatacatatatgatattaaaataattagcactttaaattttttaatttagtttaaattttttattatctaaaaatataatattaatttgtaatttaattttattaatttaaaatagaataaaataaatatattttacattttaatttaataaaaaaggttatatttgtctaaattaacaaaatattttttaaaattttatattaacaattgaataataattatttcaccgtaaaaaaaagaatagtaattatttcaaaataaaaataattagagtttagtgtttttatgaATACAAAAAGGGCAATCatagaattttattaaaataataaggataaaaaatgaataaattcaataagctttaagctaacTGTGGTAGTTTATTACATGAGATAGCTTATTAAAAAAGCTTCAAACTACTTAAATAAAGTTTTCTAAAAAACAATTGTAAGTGGTGGGAAAAAATCATAAGAGTCACTTAATTAATTGATTCAACATGTTTTCAGCCCCAAAAGCATGAACTTtctttcccccccccccccccccgtccACGCGGCTAAGAGAAGCAACAAAGCCAAGGAAAAGATCCCATAAAAGAAAGATACCATTGTCTTCATAAAAAGTTAAGTGCAATGAATCGGAAAAGGTTGGCAAATGGAGGATGTTACAGTGATCAAAGGTGCTGCTACTTGAATAAATAAGGCACGCAACACAACTTATAAGTGGTCACCACCTGCCACATTGATGCATTCTAGTGCTATGTCGACGTccatttctgtttttttttcctccaaTTTCTCCCTCGTTTTCCTCTTGTTTTCTCTGCCACTGCATTTAGTTAAGTTTATGTTGGGTTCTATTGTTTGAAGTCACACATTAGGTATATAGAGTTATCATATAAATAATCTTTATAACAAGTAGAACAATCGTCAACTCTTAATTAACCTAATTTTCGAGTTGAGTTATGTCTTCTAAATCATAGAAAATATTAATAGAGTGGAAATGAGATATGACTGAAAAAATTAATGTAATATATCAAAATCCTTTATAAAATTCTTGGAATTGCAGCCATGCCTAACATCTCCACTGTAGGCATATCAGCTTAAAAGCacaggactaaaatcaaactataAGATCTCAATACTCTAACCCATCTTCAGAGTCCACTTTTCATATTTTTGTGTGTTTGCATGAACAAGAATCTCATTAAATATATGGGGTACTCAAGTTCTTTCATGATCATTTACACTCTCCTTCTTGCTGTGGTGCTCAATGTGGCAAATGGACAGCCTCTAGTCCCTGCATTGTTCGTATTTGGGGACTCCGTTGTTGATGTTGGCAACAACAACCACCTACTTACTGTTGTGAAAGCAAACTTCCCTCCTTATGGAAGAGACTTTGAGAATCACAATCCAACCGGAAGGTTCGGCAATGGAAAGCTTACAGTAGACTTCGCAGGTGATTGATTTTCTTCCCCTTCAAAATCCGATTTAGCCATATCATTCCCTATTAATACCCACATTGAATTTGGTCTTTGTTTCATTCATTATCCACTGCAGCTCAGGCCCTTGGATTCACCTCTTACCCACCAGCTTACCTCAACTTAAACATCAAAGGAAATAACCTCCTCAATGGTGCCAACTTTGCCTCAGCTGGTTCTGGTTACTCTGATCTTACATCCAAACTATATGTAAGTAAATACCTTACATGTACAGTCTTGCCTTGCATGTAAGGAGGTTTGGGGACTCctaaaaaagaaaagcaaattTGGTGCTATAAAATTTCGGTTATGCGCGAGGTTTAAGGAGGGGTCAGACTCACTTTGTGGATCTAGTGTAGGCAATCTGCCTTGCATTTTTGTAAGAGGCTGATTCCATGGCTCGAACTTATAATTAGAAAGTCACATGGCATTGCGCCAGGCTCACCCTACATTTCTATAACTCATAAACTCTCAATTTTTTTCTCTACTATTATATGATCATATTGGTAAGTCCTGatttcttttgaaaattttattttgacataagcgcttattcataagttattttgaaaattttatttaaataaatcgaaaataagctatatataaacataagctctttttcataagctatcctgaatagcttatgaaaataagctcaaaacagcttatggttagtcataagttgtttgcataagctcttccaaacactgacataagagcttatgctatcagataagttcaaataagttcttccaaacggGGAAAGTGTGCATTGttctagcttatagcttaaataGAGGTTTATATAAGTGCTTagatatttaatataatattttaagtgtaaacttaaaaaaaaaaattaatactgaATGAATATTATGAAATGCATAATGAGAGCTACCGTCTTCATCCGGTGCGTGCTCAATTAGCGGAGTTATGAGAGATGCTCACAACTCTTTCGCTTTGCTTCTCAATCGGGGGATGAGATTGAGATGAGATGCTCTCTTAGCGGAGATTATGGCCATAAAATAGAGCTTGTCGCTTTATTTGCAAACAGAGTACAGGTAGGTTCAATGTGATTCGAACGATCCTAAGGTTGTAGATAATAGATCTCCTTTGCAATGATGGTTGGTTTAGGTCCAATTCCGTTCATAGTGCATAGATGACTTCAATTCTTATTGAGAAGTTTTATTGATTCATGCATTTAGAACTTGTAACACGATGACTAACATATTGGCTAAGTTGACTATTCTCTTGAGGAGACCCCTCCTTCTACTGTGTTTACTATTCTCACTTCTCATACTAACAAAGAAAATGtggaaaaaatagaaaatcaagtactataaaattaggttacactcacaagtcacaactcacaaccatatatatataatttagttGACAAATTATATATACTTTGATTGTTATATTCAGTCACAAATGTGTGTATGATGGATTACAGTTTAGCCGCATTGAAGCTTCTGTGTTGTCAGCTGAAACACGCTCGAGAAGTACCGTCTCAGAATGGCTTCACGCTCGGCGGCATCCTCTTCCAACGCGCATGGTTGCAGGGCATTCTGGTCTCCTCCTCCGACGCCGACGGCGGCCGTCTGCTTCTCGACGACGGAACCGGCGTCATCGAACTCTCACTCTCCAGC
This portion of the Lotus japonicus ecotype B-129 chromosome 3, LjGifu_v1.2 genome encodes:
- the LOC130744985 gene encoding GDSL esterase/lipase At5g22810-like, which produces MGYSSSFMIIYTLLLAVVLNVANGQPLVPALFVFGDSVVDVGNNNHLLTVVKANFPPYGRDFENHNPTGRFGNGKLTVDFAAQALGFTSYPPAYLNLNIKGNNLLNGANFASAGSGYSDLTSKLYVSKYLTCTVLPCM
- the LOC130747196 gene encoding uncharacterized protein LOC130747196, yielding MMDYSLAALKLLCCQLKHAREVPSQNGFTLGGILFQRAWLQGILVSSSDADGGRLLLDDGTGVIELSLSSGFSLRQWKVGMYVMVVGGYVARAGESPMIKIHKIVDLSSSPDREAMWYLEVVEAYKLFYQPLVEEFT